ataataataaaaataataatacaatgaTGCACTATTCACTTTACAATGCGATAGCTGACAATATTGCACAAATAGAAAAATAACCATTTAACCCACAAAACAAGTCCATTTCATAACGATTTCTCGAATACAGGCATGTTGTACACCTTAgattgctttaacataaattgTCCCTATTAAACGTAGATATGAACAATAGAAATAACCAGGTATATGGGGGAAATAATTTATCCAACCAATTTAGCAATTTAATTAAACTGTAAGATATATTAAGAAATTTATAATAGAGATACTTTTagatgaaaaaatgaaaatcactaTTGTCTATTGATTTTAATTCCGTTCGAACTGAATGTTGCTCTGCAAACCAAGATAGCGTTCCCCCATGAAAcggacattattattattattattattattattattattattattatgtgattATTATATGATTAATAGGATATGATTATTAAAAGGAGGAGGGCAATTATAATTTCTGGCACATGTGTTTACAATTCGTTCTTCAAAAAATTATCGAAAACCAAAACACCAAAATTGTGGCTTCCACTCGTAAGAAAGCAAACTCcttattcattaattaattttactTTTGTACAAAAATAATAACTATAATAATAGTAGTCTTGCTTATGTTACGCTTCCTTGTCCATTACaatgcacatatatacacacacatacatatatacatacatacatacatacatacacacccacaggcatacacacccatacacacacgcgcataTAAAGCATGTTAAACAGGTCTCAACAGTGGTACAGAGGTAACTATAGGATGTGAGTAATACACAGGATGGGGAAACGTGAGGAGAGGCTGGCTAACTGGCACGTTGCCCGACGAATTCCCCGTTTCAGAGGCCGAGTTCTCGTGGTACAAAATAGGCACGCGCACTATCCTCTGTGCGGCTGCATGGCTCAGATTGGCCGCCTCCAGCTCGGCAGCCAGTTGCCTCTTCCACTTATTTCTTCTATTCTGGAACCAAATCTTAACCTGAGTCTCTGTGAGATGCAGGGATGCCGCTAGCCCTGCCCTCTCCGAGCTACTCAGATAGCGTTTCATGTCAAAGGTAGATTCCAGCTGAAACACCTGACTTCTAGAGAAGACAGTGCGCGTTTTCTTTTTCCTGCACGGTTTTTTATCCGGACTGTCCTCTGTTTTTTTCCAGTCATCCACACTGTTCTCTTTCTTTGCTTCTTCAGTATCACTCTCTTCCAAAACTATTTCATCGGCACTTTTGTTCTCTTCGTCTTCTTTGGCGTCGGGGTCGGATTTGAGCATCAGATCTGGCGAATCTCGATCAGTACCCGAGGCTGGAGAGGAGTCTCTTACGTTTGCCTTTTCGGCAACTAAAATTGAGATGGAAAATCTCTGTTACAACTATTGCgatcacacatttttttttggcaaaacATACGCATTTTATCAACATTTCAAAACATCAGAACAAAGCGGCCACAGCCGTAGTACCGACTAAGGCACAAATAAAATGAGAAAGGCgtactttaaaaaaatgctaATAATAAATACGACCTCATCTTTATAATTTTTGCTCTTTGATGAAGCAACTTAGCCTATTATCACTAAGGTTAAGCATGTCATTTACTTCATAGATAAAGCATGCCATTCTCTacttaatatatacatacaaaattATAAAGTAACTGACATTCTCGAAATCTGGGAGCACTACTTGTTAATAGGaatgaatattacattttattcacaTGCAGTGAAGCCCACTTTTCACAGAATAGCCTAGATAAATGTTTAGGTTACAAGCCAGAATTGTTATCAACGTGACGGTGTCTAGATACACTGTTAAGGTCTTCATTTGTTGCCACGTATAGGCGACTCGAGGAGGTCTATGCACTTAATGATTAACAATCACTGGGATGACATCATATTTCTATACATGCATTACTCTACGTATCGTAAAACTAAGACGACTGAACCCTACCGTCTGCCCGGTGTAGATGGCTTGATGAGTTGAGAGTATAGGGGTACCACCATGCCGAGGCTCGCTCCAAGTAGTGTGCTGGTAAAGTAAATCTTTGGGTAGGCAACTCAAAACGAGGAAAACTTAAGTCCCCGACCTGAGAGACTGAAATGCCGGCCTCCAAGGCTTTTGGCGAGGTAAGGAAAGGCTTAGGTTTGGAGGGTTTGCTATCACAGTTCAGAAGGTTCTTAATGAAAAACGGAGACTCTTTAGCCCCAGTACAGCTATCTTGCACTGTCTCGGGCATTGCCACTATGTTTCGTGGTCCGAATATCTCAGACCACAAGTACCACGCAAAAGTACGAAATTAAACGAGAGCAGAACGACTAAAAGCAAGAGTATTTTATGCttgttatttgttgttgttcagtTCGGTAGGCGCCGAGTTCGTTGTTGATGATAAAGGTGACAAGAGCGACCAAAAATTCAGATAAAAACCAAAAAAGTAATATCAATCTTCCGTCCGGGTCATGTGAAGATCTTCGGTGTAAATGTAACAGTGTTCACTGCGTCAGTCTGGCGCCAGATGCTAatgatgaaataaaaatgtcatccAAGTTAAATGCGGAGAGTATACGGCGATTGGGCACGTACAATGGCAAATGGGATTAAGGAAGGGatgggcagagagagagagagagagagagagagagagagagcaagagagagagagagcgtttACAATAAGTCCGCCTTCAGACTTCATGCTTTGACTGTTAGCTAATACATTCTAGTGTTATTGGCCTTGTATAGTCCAATTAGACAGCAAATAGACACTGAGCAATTTTTTCAAAGGGACATTGGCTTCGGATGATTGCTAGTAGAAATATTGTAGACACATCGCTGGAATTTAGTGATTAGTGTAAACTGGTTGTGTTTATAGTggttatttttcaaaatatttgtatttttaataaaaaagtaTTACACCGTTAATGTATAGACTTAATTGTAAATATAGGCCTAGATAAACGTGATTTTGCACTtcttaatagatagatagatagatagatagataggcaAGCATATTGATGATATTATCCGTAACATAAAGAGAACTTTAAGCATGCCTAACAAACAAACTTTAAATATGTTAAGAGCAAGCAACTGAAATGTTTTGGAGCCGATGTGATGTTTACTTATTACGGGATTTGTTGTTCTCATAAGCCATTGCGCGTTTCAGTCTGTATATTTAAATGTACCATGCATTCATTATTTTAGTAGTTTTATACTCATTATCATTAAACACGGTGTTTATTACTTTATTACTTTAATCACTGTCCCGAGCCAGTTTTACCATTCAGAAAGTGAACCGGAACACTTAGCAGCAAAAATCGGCCTAGATGTAACTAAAccatattgttttaatgtgttcTTATAGGCTACAGACACTATCATGATGCTGATCCTTTCACTGGGCCGAATTgcgaaaaatgaaagaaaaaagaagaaggAATAAAAAGgtgataaaacatttatttgttttttatttgtcattcgGGGCCTACAAGAATAACAGAAAGTTGTATGTTGATCGTGGATCGTAATGTAGCGTCAAAGTTTTGTCCTCACCCCATGTGCACGTAAGCTTTATTTCCCtttgtaattaaataaaatgtacatttcctTGTTTGACTAGACATTAGCCTGTTTGAACTAGTCCGCATTCTTATAGTTACACATTTACTTATAGCCTAGTTTACGTTTTAGTTGTTTAAAAAACACGTGATCAATAATGGTGCTTGTATTTTCTAACGAAAATA
The nucleotide sequence above comes from Paramormyrops kingsleyae isolate MSU_618 chromosome 3, PKINGS_0.4, whole genome shotgun sequence. Encoded proteins:
- the LOC111859379 gene encoding homeobox protein HMX3-like — translated: MPETVQDSCTGAKESPFFIKNLLNCDSKPSKPKPFLTSPKALEAGISVSQVGDLSFPRFELPTQRFTLPAHYLERASAWWYPYTLNSSSHLHRADVAEKANVRDSSPASGTDRDSPDLMLKSDPDAKEDEENKSADEIVLEESDTEEAKKENSVDDWKKTEDSPDKKPCRKKKTRTVFSRSQVFQLESTFDMKRYLSSSERAGLAASLHLTETQVKIWFQNRRNKWKRQLAAELEAANLSHAAAQRIVRVPILYHENSASETGNSSGNVPVSQPLLTFPHPVYYSHPIVTSVPLLRPV